A window from Aquabacterium sp. NJ1 encodes these proteins:
- the pbpG gene encoding D-alanyl-D-alanine endopeptidase codes for MIALVSVLSFTATTSVEAATKARHASAHTVKSKKVVRHGKSRVRAVHAAPRSTASRSAASRSAVTRAVVNNSAEPAKLTPVSINAASAIKPASNLAAASSASGASFGQLYGLHHTQDPLDLKSSVALVMDQDTNEVVFAKNSEAVLPIASLTKLMTAMVMVEAKLPLEDQITVTSEDVDTEKNSSSRLAVGATLTRGELLHLALMSSENRAAHALGRTYPGGLSAFVMAMNAKARSLGMADTKYVDPTGLNSGNQSSAKDLASLVKAAYQQPLIRELSTSHEYAVRVGRRELQFHNTNSLVRNPAWDIGLQKTGYIVEAGRCLVMQAKMAGRKFIMVFLDSSGKYSRQADAERVRRWIESATQKGALSSLPEHNKVTS; via the coding sequence GTGATTGCACTCGTTTCCGTGCTGTCTTTCACGGCTACGACCTCTGTTGAAGCCGCCACCAAGGCTCGCCATGCGTCGGCGCACACCGTCAAGAGCAAGAAGGTCGTTCGTCACGGTAAATCGCGCGTTCGCGCCGTTCATGCCGCGCCTCGTTCGACGGCATCTCGTTCGGCGGCGTCTCGTTCGGCAGTAACTCGCGCCGTTGTCAACAATTCGGCTGAACCCGCCAAGCTGACACCGGTTTCGATCAATGCCGCCAGCGCCATCAAGCCTGCATCCAACCTGGCAGCAGCGTCCAGCGCTTCCGGTGCTTCCTTCGGCCAGCTCTATGGCCTGCATCACACGCAAGACCCTCTGGACCTGAAGTCCAGCGTGGCCCTGGTGATGGACCAGGACACCAATGAAGTGGTGTTTGCCAAGAATTCCGAGGCCGTGCTGCCCATCGCGTCGCTCACCAAGCTGATGACGGCCATGGTGATGGTCGAAGCCAAGCTGCCGTTGGAAGACCAGATCACGGTGACCTCGGAAGACGTGGACACCGAAAAGAACAGCAGCTCGCGTCTGGCCGTTGGTGCCACCCTGACGCGCGGCGAATTGCTGCACCTGGCGCTGATGTCCTCCGAGAACCGCGCGGCGCATGCGCTGGGCCGCACTTATCCTGGCGGCTTGTCTGCTTTCGTCATGGCGATGAATGCCAAGGCCCGTTCCCTGGGCATGGCTGACACCAAATATGTTGACCCCACGGGTCTGAACAGCGGCAACCAGTCCAGCGCCAAGGATCTAGCCTCCCTGGTCAAGGCGGCCTACCAGCAGCCCTTGATCCGTGAGCTGTCCACCTCGCACGAATACGCCGTGCGCGTGGGGCGTCGTGAACTGCAGTTCCACAACACCAACAGCCTGGTGCGCAACCCCGCCTGGGACATCGGCCTGCAAAAGACCGGCTACATCGTGGAAGCCGGGCGCTGCCTGGTGATGCAGGCCAAGATGGCCGGCCGCAAGTTCATCATGGTGTTCCTGGATTCCTCGGGCAAGTATTCTCGCCAGGCCGACGCCGAACGTGTTCGCCGCTGGATCGAGTCGGCCACGCAAAAGGGTGCCTTGAGCAGCCTGCCCGAACACAACAAGGTCACTTCGTGA
- a CDS encoding squalene/phytoene synthase family protein, with protein MNSSSPLPSSDVFPHPGSSLYYALATAPAGRSAALRLWLQWWHETAQIPFKIHDPGVAETKLRWWLQELQDAAKGQAHHPLLKGLLSAPASKDAGALPDWPLWASQIEGLLTLVHQTRWLDDASLQRHAQQTTGAACEGAACLLGASSEAAKQAASQLGWGMRQAHQLARLGQDARAGWVQLGIDVLQAHDVKAHQLSKPDATQAPEGWPALLAHLHQRATDNIQAGLKACQVLPAKETQALLPLRVLAHLYLQLIDEIANQGDRVLHERIVLTPLRKWWVAQRVKWGLLR; from the coding sequence ATGAATTCATCCTCCCCACTCCCCTCTTCTGACGTTTTTCCGCATCCAGGCAGCAGCCTCTACTACGCGCTCGCCACGGCACCTGCCGGACGAAGCGCTGCCTTGCGTCTATGGCTGCAATGGTGGCATGAGACCGCCCAGATTCCATTCAAGATCCATGATCCCGGCGTGGCAGAAACGAAACTGCGCTGGTGGCTGCAGGAGTTGCAGGACGCCGCCAAGGGGCAGGCACATCACCCCCTGCTCAAGGGCCTGCTGTCCGCACCGGCCAGCAAGGATGCGGGGGCGTTGCCGGACTGGCCTTTATGGGCCAGCCAGATCGAAGGCTTGCTGACCCTGGTCCACCAGACACGCTGGCTGGATGACGCCAGCCTGCAGCGCCATGCGCAGCAGACCACGGGGGCCGCCTGCGAAGGTGCCGCCTGCCTGCTGGGGGCATCAAGCGAGGCGGCCAAACAGGCTGCAAGCCAGTTGGGCTGGGGCATGCGCCAGGCACACCAGTTGGCCCGCCTGGGCCAGGATGCGCGCGCCGGCTGGGTTCAACTGGGCATCGATGTCCTGCAGGCGCACGATGTCAAGGCGCACCAGTTGAGCAAGCCGGATGCGACGCAAGCACCCGAGGGCTGGCCCGCCCTGCTTGCGCACCTGCACCAGCGGGCCACGGACAACATCCAGGCGGGACTCAAGGCTTGCCAGGTGCTGCCCGCCAAAGAGACGCAAGCCCTGCTCCCTCTGCGCGTGCTCGCACACCTGTATCTGCAATTGATCGACGAGATCGCCAACCAGGGAGACCGCGTCCTGCATGAACGCATCGTGCTGACACCGTTGCGTAAATGGTGGGTGGCGCAACGCGTGAAGTGGGGCCTGCTGCGCTGA
- a CDS encoding efflux RND transporter permease subunit, with translation MSHKPDSSNEAQGAWPQGQRFNISRWALEHPALTRYLMVVLMLLGLAAYFQLGQDEDPPFAFRIMVVRAYWPGTTAQQMAEQVTDKIERTLQEVPYADKIQSYTKPGESFTLFMVKDSSPPKEIPNLWYQVRKKVGDMRYTLPQGVIGPFYNDEFGDVYGSIYALSADGFSQEELRQFADRARSDLLRVPGVAKVELFGVQAEKIFLEIPQFKLAQLGLDLQQVIQQLNAQNGVEGAGVYNGDRTNVQMRVNGAFQNVEQLKQMPLRVLNPATGQARTFRLGDIATVRRGYEDPPVTKVRHQGKQVVALGISMAKGGDIIELGKNLSAATERIKASLPVGIELDQIQNQPQAVSNSVGEFVHALVEAVVVVLAVSFLSLGLHTKPLRLDVWPGLVVGITIPLVLAVTFLVMDLWGVGLHKISLGALIIALGLLVDDAIIAVEMMVHKLEEGYDKMRAATAAYDITAMPMLTGTLITAAGFLPIGMANSAVGEYTFAIFAVTAAALLISWVVSVYFVPYLGQWLLRTRPKIQAGEGELADLYDTPFYSRFKALVNWCVAHRWITIAITLGALFLGFVGMGKVQQQFFPDSSRPEIIVDLWLPEGSSFDSTEDVARRFEARMMKEPGVKTVSSWIGSGLPRFYLPMDQIFPQSNVSQIVVLPQDAAMREQIRHKLPTILATEFPEVRTRVKLLPNGPPVPYPVQFRIVGDDVTTLRHWAEEAKTMMRAHPDMRGVNDNWNESVKSIRLSVDQDKARALGVTTQSIAQASQVLTSGTTVGQYREGDRLIDIALRSPQSERQTLSALDNAYVPTASGKMVPVLQVAKPKLVWEPGVLWRDGRHFAITVQGDVRDGIQGPTVSQALWPKMKELEAKMPEGYHVQLAGTAEESTKGQGSIFANVPAMLFIIFTLLMLQLQSFSRALLVFLTGPMGIAGVAMALLASDRPFGFVAMLGVIALMGMIMRNSVILIDQIEQDRARGVPAWDAIVGAAVRRFRPIVLTAAAAVLAMIPLTRSAFWGPMAVAIMGGLIVATLLTLLALPAMYAAWFRVRHQSTTA, from the coding sequence TTGAGTCACAAGCCAGATTCCTCGAACGAGGCGCAGGGCGCCTGGCCGCAAGGTCAGCGTTTCAATATTTCCCGCTGGGCGCTGGAGCACCCCGCGCTGACGCGCTACCTGATGGTGGTGCTGATGCTGCTGGGCCTGGCCGCCTACTTCCAGCTGGGGCAGGACGAAGATCCGCCCTTTGCGTTTCGCATCATGGTCGTGCGCGCCTACTGGCCGGGCACCACCGCGCAGCAGATGGCCGAGCAGGTGACAGACAAGATCGAGCGCACGCTGCAGGAGGTGCCTTACGCCGACAAGATCCAGTCCTACACCAAGCCGGGCGAGTCCTTCACGCTCTTCATGGTCAAGGATTCGTCACCGCCCAAGGAAATTCCCAACCTCTGGTACCAGGTGCGCAAGAAGGTGGGCGACATGCGCTACACCTTGCCGCAAGGCGTGATCGGCCCGTTCTACAACGACGAGTTCGGTGACGTCTACGGCTCCATCTACGCCTTGTCTGCCGATGGCTTCTCGCAAGAAGAGTTGCGTCAGTTTGCAGACCGCGCCCGTTCTGATTTGTTGCGTGTGCCGGGCGTGGCCAAGGTGGAACTGTTCGGCGTGCAAGCCGAGAAGATCTTCCTGGAGATCCCGCAGTTCAAGCTGGCCCAGTTGGGGCTGGATCTGCAACAGGTGATCCAGCAACTCAATGCGCAGAACGGCGTCGAGGGCGCGGGCGTCTACAACGGCGACCGTACCAATGTGCAGATGCGCGTGAACGGCGCCTTCCAGAACGTCGAGCAGTTGAAGCAGATGCCTTTGCGTGTGCTCAACCCGGCCACCGGGCAGGCCCGCACCTTCCGCCTGGGCGACATCGCCACCGTGCGCCGCGGGTATGAAGATCCGCCTGTCACCAAGGTTCGCCACCAGGGCAAGCAGGTGGTCGCATTGGGCATCTCGATGGCCAAGGGCGGGGACATCATCGAGCTGGGCAAGAACCTGTCGGCTGCGACAGAGCGTATCAAGGCCAGCCTGCCTGTGGGCATCGAGCTGGATCAGATCCAGAACCAGCCGCAGGCGGTGTCCAACTCCGTGGGTGAGTTCGTGCACGCCCTGGTCGAGGCCGTGGTGGTGGTGCTCGCGGTGAGTTTCCTGAGCCTGGGCTTGCACACCAAGCCGCTGCGCCTGGATGTCTGGCCGGGCCTGGTGGTGGGCATCACCATCCCCCTGGTGCTGGCCGTGACCTTCCTGGTCATGGACCTGTGGGGCGTGGGCCTGCACAAGATCTCGTTGGGTGCGCTCATCATCGCGCTGGGCCTGCTGGTGGACGACGCCATCATCGCCGTCGAGATGATGGTGCACAAGCTGGAAGAGGGCTACGACAAGATGCGCGCGGCCACCGCCGCCTACGACATCACGGCCATGCCCATGCTGACGGGCACCTTGATCACGGCGGCCGGCTTCCTGCCCATCGGCATGGCCAACTCGGCCGTGGGCGAGTACACCTTCGCCATCTTTGCGGTGACCGCCGCGGCGCTGCTGATCTCCTGGGTGGTGTCGGTCTACTTCGTGCCCTACCTGGGCCAATGGTTGCTGCGCACTCGCCCGAAGATTCAGGCGGGCGAGGGCGAGCTGGCTGATCTGTATGACACACCGTTCTACTCGCGCTTCAAGGCGCTGGTGAACTGGTGCGTGGCGCACCGCTGGATCACCATCGCCATCACCCTGGGGGCCTTGTTCCTCGGTTTCGTCGGCATGGGCAAGGTGCAGCAGCAGTTCTTCCCGGATTCCAGCCGCCCCGAGATCATCGTGGACCTGTGGCTGCCGGAAGGCTCCAGCTTTGACTCGACCGAGGACGTGGCGCGGCGCTTCGAGGCGCGCATGATGAAGGAGCCGGGCGTCAAGACCGTGAGCTCATGGATTGGCTCGGGCCTGCCACGCTTCTACCTGCCCATGGACCAGATCTTCCCGCAGAGCAACGTCAGCCAGATCGTGGTGTTGCCGCAGGACGCGGCCATGCGCGAGCAGATCCGGCACAAGCTGCCCACCATCCTGGCCACCGAGTTCCCCGAGGTGCGCACGCGTGTGAAGCTGTTGCCCAACGGGCCGCCCGTGCCTTACCCGGTGCAATTCCGCATCGTGGGGGATGACGTGACGACCTTGCGCCACTGGGCGGAAGAAGCCAAGACGATGATGCGTGCGCACCCTGACATGCGCGGCGTCAACGACAACTGGAACGAGTCCGTCAAATCCATCCGACTGAGTGTGGACCAGGACAAGGCGCGCGCCCTGGGCGTGACCACGCAGTCCATCGCCCAGGCCAGCCAGGTGCTGACCTCCGGCACGACCGTGGGCCAGTACCGCGAAGGCGACCGCCTCATCGACATTGCCTTGCGCTCGCCGCAATCCGAGCGCCAGACCCTGAGCGCCTTGGACAACGCCTACGTGCCGACAGCGTCGGGCAAGATGGTGCCGGTGCTGCAAGTGGCCAAGCCCAAGCTGGTGTGGGAGCCCGGCGTACTCTGGCGCGATGGCCGCCACTTCGCCATCACCGTGCAGGGTGATGTGCGCGACGGCATCCAGGGCCCGACCGTGAGCCAGGCCCTGTGGCCCAAGATGAAGGAGCTGGAAGCCAAGATGCCCGAGGGCTACCACGTGCAACTGGCGGGTACGGCAGAAGAAAGCACCAAGGGCCAGGGCTCGATCTTTGCCAATGTGCCGGCCATGCTGTTCATCATCTTCACGCTGTTGATGCTGCAGTTGCAGAGCTTCTCGCGTGCGCTGCTGGTTTTCCTGACCGGGCCGATGGGCATTGCCGGTGTGGCCATGGCCTTGCTGGCCTCGGACAGGCCGTTCGGTTTCGTGGCCATGCTGGGTGTGATCGCCCTGATGGGCATGATCATGCGCAACTCGGTGATCCTGATCGACCAGATCGAGCAGGACCGCGCCCGGGGTGTGCCAGCCTGGGATGCCATCGTCGGGGCGGCCGTGCGCCGTTTCCGCCCGATCGTGCTGACTGCGGCCGCGGCCGTGCTGGCCATGATCCCGCTGACCCGCAGCGCCTTCTGGGGCCCGATGGCGGTGGCCATCATGGGCGGCCTGATCGTGGCCACCTTGCTGACCCTGCTGGCCTTGCCAGCCATGTACGCGGCCTGGTTCAGGGTTCGCCACCAGTCGACAACGGCCTGA
- a CDS encoding IclR family transcriptional regulator — protein MFSLLDTLARDGGAVSLKLISEQTGLHPSTAHRILNDLAVGGMVERSGPGAYRLGLRLLELGNLVRARLDVRDLAVRPMQELHRLTGFPVSLFVRQDDDALCIERTVSERNGVQVTRVMGLRVPLTSSAAGKVLLLNETGSALQALSANQPGLPAELSLIRQTGLAQEGEGQDPSLQLAAAPILDDQGRVAASLALNAPASRISPEWGEALKNTAQRVSGSLGWSHA, from the coding sequence ATGTTCAGTCTGCTGGACACACTCGCGCGTGACGGAGGTGCGGTTTCACTGAAATTGATCAGCGAGCAGACCGGTCTGCACCCCTCCACCGCCCACCGCATCCTCAATGACCTGGCCGTTGGCGGCATGGTCGAGCGCTCCGGCCCTGGCGCCTACCGCCTTGGCCTGCGCCTGCTGGAGCTGGGCAACCTGGTCCGCGCCCGACTGGATGTGCGTGATCTGGCCGTGCGCCCCATGCAGGAATTGCACCGCCTGACCGGCTTCCCGGTTTCCCTGTTTGTTCGCCAGGACGATGATGCCTTGTGCATCGAGCGCACGGTGTCCGAGCGCAATGGCGTGCAGGTCACCCGCGTGATGGGCCTGCGCGTGCCGCTGACGAGCAGCGCCGCCGGCAAGGTGCTGCTGCTCAATGAAACCGGCTCAGCCTTGCAAGCCTTGTCCGCCAACCAACCTGGCCTGCCTGCCGAGCTGTCCCTGATTCGTCAGACCGGTCTCGCACAGGAAGGCGAAGGGCAAGACCCTTCCCTGCAGCTGGCCGCCGCACCGATTCTGGACGACCAGGGCCGCGTGGCAGCCAGCCTGGCGCTCAACGCACCCGCATCACGCATCAGCCCGGAATGGGGCGAGGCGCTGAAGAACACGGCCCAGCGCGTGTCGGGCAGCCTGGGCTGGAGCCACGCCTGA
- a CDS encoding efflux RND transporter periplasmic adaptor subunit, producing the protein MKLNAHRVPTGLVLLSTALVLALGGCSKEPPAPTPERAVRTLMVSETGGVLEREFSADIRARTESRLGFRVPGKVARRLVELGQAVRAGQVLGQLDPQDLRLQQDAARAGLAAAEANATQAAADLKRFKELKAQGFISEAELERHNTMATTAEASLRQARAQAGVQSNQTSYAALVADAAGVITSVDMEPGQVVNAGMPVLTLAHDGPRDAVFAVPEDLGQAVRGLVGKKDAIKVRRWGSNDWVPATVREVAAAADPATRTFLAKADVGKAGFELGQSASVAFNTPVRVAGGVRIPLYALAERDGKSIVWVLDAQSMTVKPTPVVTGDVTGNVILIAKGLAPGQEIVTAGVHALNPGQKVHRYQPATAPADGNGATAASAVKP; encoded by the coding sequence ATGAAATTGAATGCGCACCGCGTCCCGACGGGCCTCGTCTTGCTCTCGACTGCTCTGGTTCTGGCCCTTGGGGGCTGCAGCAAGGAGCCGCCTGCGCCCACACCCGAGCGAGCCGTGCGCACACTGATGGTGTCGGAAACGGGCGGCGTGCTGGAGCGCGAATTCTCTGCGGATATCCGCGCGCGTACCGAGTCGCGCCTGGGTTTCCGCGTGCCGGGCAAGGTGGCTCGCCGCCTGGTCGAGTTGGGGCAGGCCGTGCGTGCGGGGCAGGTATTGGGGCAACTCGACCCGCAGGACCTGCGTTTGCAGCAGGACGCAGCCCGCGCTGGCCTGGCCGCCGCGGAGGCCAATGCCACGCAGGCCGCAGCCGATCTCAAGCGCTTCAAGGAACTGAAGGCCCAGGGATTCATCAGCGAAGCCGAACTGGAGCGCCACAACACCATGGCCACGACGGCCGAGGCCAGCCTGCGCCAGGCGCGCGCCCAGGCCGGGGTGCAAAGCAACCAGACCAGTTACGCCGCGCTGGTGGCGGACGCCGCAGGCGTGATCACGTCGGTGGACATGGAGCCCGGCCAGGTGGTGAATGCCGGGATGCCGGTGCTGACGCTGGCCCACGACGGCCCCCGGGACGCCGTGTTTGCCGTGCCTGAAGATCTGGGGCAGGCGGTGCGAGGCCTGGTCGGCAAGAAGGACGCCATCAAGGTGCGCCGCTGGGGCAGCAATGATTGGGTGCCTGCCACGGTGCGTGAGGTGGCGGCCGCCGCTGATCCTGCCACCCGCACTTTCCTGGCCAAGGCTGATGTGGGCAAGGCCGGGTTCGAACTGGGGCAATCAGCCAGCGTGGCGTTCAACACACCGGTGCGTGTTGCCGGCGGTGTGCGCATCCCCCTGTATGCCCTGGCTGAGCGCGATGGCAAGTCCATCGTCTGGGTGCTGGATGCCCAGTCCATGACCGTCAAGCCAACGCCCGTGGTGACGGGCGATGTCACCGGCAACGTGATCCTCATCGCCAAGGGCCTCGCCCCCGGTCAGGAAATCGTGACGGCGGGCGTGCACGCGCTCAACCCTGGTCAGAAGGTGCACCGTTATCAGCCCGCCACCGCGCCGGCTGATGGCAACGGTGCAACGGCCGCATCGGCGGTCAAGCCCTGA
- a CDS encoding TIGR03790 family protein produces the protein MGLVINEDDPYSVQVGAYYAKARRIPADQILRVSLPLKPSLTPQEFEAFSKKVDEFYGGRVQGLALAWKQPFSVDCNSITGALALGYDGRLCSKTCDKGRPSSYFGSISTKPYKDHHIRPSMLLAARDVEGAKALIDRGVRSDGTLGLRGAPPVDVHFVTTSDSVRSVRQVFFPPAGPEPKVGLNVFLDQTDALRNVDRVLLYMTGRATVDGLDSVNFVPGALADHLTSFGGKLDDPHGQMSVLSWIEAGATASYGTTSEPCAHVQKFPNPQVLLLFYVQGATALEAYWKSVMWPQQGLFVGEPLAAPYGR, from the coding sequence ATGGGCCTGGTCATCAACGAGGACGATCCTTACTCGGTGCAGGTCGGGGCCTATTACGCCAAAGCCCGCCGCATTCCTGCAGACCAGATCCTGCGGGTCAGCCTGCCCCTCAAGCCGAGCCTGACGCCCCAGGAGTTCGAGGCTTTCTCGAAAAAGGTGGACGAGTTCTACGGCGGTCGTGTCCAGGGGCTGGCGCTGGCCTGGAAGCAACCCTTCAGCGTGGACTGCAACTCCATCACTGGCGCGCTGGCGTTGGGCTATGACGGGCGCCTGTGCAGCAAGACCTGCGACAAGGGGCGGCCATCTTCCTACTTTGGTTCGATATCGACCAAACCCTATAAAGATCACCACATTCGCCCCAGTATGCTGCTGGCAGCCCGGGATGTGGAGGGAGCCAAGGCCTTGATCGACCGCGGCGTGCGCTCGGACGGCACCCTCGGGCTGCGCGGTGCCCCGCCTGTGGATGTGCACTTCGTGACCACCTCGGACAGCGTGCGCAGCGTGCGCCAGGTCTTCTTCCCACCCGCCGGGCCCGAGCCCAAGGTGGGGCTCAACGTGTTCCTGGACCAGACCGATGCCTTGCGCAATGTGGACCGGGTGCTGCTCTACATGACGGGCCGTGCCACCGTGGATGGCCTGGACAGTGTGAACTTCGTGCCCGGTGCGCTGGCCGACCACCTGACCTCATTTGGCGGCAAGCTGGATGACCCGCACGGCCAGATGAGCGTGCTCTCTTGGATCGAGGCGGGTGCCACGGCGAGCTATGGCACCACCAGTGAGCCTTGTGCGCACGTGCAGAAGTTCCCCAACCCCCAGGTGCTCCTGCTCTTCTATGTGCAAGGGGCCACGGCCTTGGAAGCCTACTGGAAAAGCGTGATGTGGCCCCAGCAGGGGCTGTTCGTGGGCGAGCCTCTGGCGGCACCTTACGGCCGGTGA